A portion of the Pirellulales bacterium genome contains these proteins:
- a CDS encoding HD domain-containing phosphohydrolase: MSTADLQSPPGLRSPNRASYEGAIHAADEAPAQATLFRPAALVGTLSQTAKIMLVDDEPVNVKVVQKHLKIAGYQHFVTSTDPVPVMEMIAREMPDVILIDVMMPVISGLDILRMVREDERLAHIPMIVLTAADNTETRMEALNLGATDFLGKPLNTAELVVRVRNALLIKAHHDHLKGYAEELEHQVRRRTAELARSRLELIHCLGRVAEYRDNETGRHVIRVGRYAEIIAWKLGLDEPTIELIAHAAPLHDMGKVGIPDNILLKPDKLTPDEFEIMKRHVVFGKHAFEPMSPNEWRTFKSHTFLGEMIMDVESSPIIAMAAQIALTHHEKWDGTGYPAGLAGDDIPLGGRITAVADVFDALSSKRPYKPAFPLEKCFTVIKEGSGTHFDPRIVEAFLSCREDVVQIQIELADVE, translated from the coding sequence ATGTCAACCGCCGATCTGCAGTCGCCCCCCGGCCTGCGTTCGCCGAATCGGGCGTCGTACGAGGGCGCGATTCACGCTGCGGACGAGGCCCCGGCGCAAGCGACTTTGTTTCGCCCTGCGGCCCTCGTCGGCACGCTGAGCCAGACGGCCAAAATCATGTTGGTCGACGACGAGCCGGTGAATGTCAAGGTCGTTCAAAAGCACCTCAAGATTGCCGGGTATCAGCATTTCGTGACGAGCACCGATCCGGTCCCCGTCATGGAAATGATCGCCCGCGAGATGCCCGATGTCATTCTCATCGACGTCATGATGCCGGTGATCAGTGGATTGGATATCCTGCGCATGGTGCGCGAAGATGAACGATTGGCGCATATCCCGATGATCGTGTTGACGGCAGCCGACAACACGGAGACGCGGATGGAGGCCCTGAACCTCGGCGCGACGGACTTTCTCGGCAAGCCCCTCAATACGGCCGAACTCGTGGTGCGGGTGCGCAACGCCCTGTTAATCAAGGCACACCACGATCACCTGAAAGGCTACGCGGAAGAGTTGGAGCATCAAGTTCGCCGGCGCACTGCCGAGTTGGCCCGCTCGCGGTTGGAGCTGATCCATTGCCTGGGGCGCGTCGCGGAATACCGGGACAACGAGACGGGCCGACACGTGATCCGGGTGGGCCGATACGCCGAGATCATCGCCTGGAAGCTGGGGCTGGATGAACCGACGATCGAGCTGATCGCCCATGCGGCTCCCTTGCACGACATGGGAAAGGTCGGCATCCCGGACAACATCCTGCTCAAGCCCGACAAACTCACCCCGGATGAGTTCGAAATCATGAAGCGGCACGTCGTCTTCGGCAAGCATGCCTTCGAGCCGATGTCGCCAAACGAATGGCGAACGTTCAAGTCGCACACGTTCTTGGGTGAGATGATCATGGATGTCGAAAGTTCCCCGATCATCGCGATGGCGGCCCAGATCGCCTTGACCCACCACGAGAAATGGGACGGCACGGGCTATCCGGCCGGGTTGGCCGGAGACGACATTCCGCTGGGCGGGCGGATCACGGCCGTAGCCGATGTTTTTGACGCGCTGAGCAGCAAGCGCCCCTACAAGCCGGCATTTCCCCTCGAGAAGTGCTTTACCGTTATCAAAGAGGGGAGCGGCACCCATTTTGATCCGCGGATCGTCGAGGCGTTTCTGTCGTGTCGCGAGGACGTCGTGCAAATCCAAATCGAGCTTGCCGACGTCGAGTAG
- a CDS encoding PQQ-binding-like beta-propeller repeat protein: MKRISACLMFALGLLITSSSFAAEPAAPSYHLIKTISVGGDGGWDYLTFDAVTRRLYIARSNRVTVFDVDKEALVGEVPKTAGVHGVALVPKLDRGFASCGGDSTVCVFDLKSLAEIARIDVGKRPDAILFDPATNQVFTFNASGSATAIDPEKGKVVGTIELGGKPEFPVSDGKGQIFVNLEDKSEIAALDANKLTVLHRWPVAPGEEPSGMAIDRARGRVFATCGNQKMIALDTATGKVVGTAPIGAGTDACAFDLDTNLAFSSNRDGTLTVVREDPEGKLDVAETVATQAGARTMALDPKTHNVLLVTAKPKAGERRAFEPGSFVVLVVGK, translated from the coding sequence ATGAAACGAATTAGCGCATGCTTGATGTTTGCACTTGGTCTGTTGATCACCAGCAGTAGCTTTGCGGCGGAACCGGCCGCGCCAAGCTATCACCTGATTAAGACGATTTCCGTCGGCGGTGACGGAGGATGGGACTACCTGACGTTCGACGCGGTCACGCGACGGTTGTATATCGCGCGGTCGAATCGAGTGACGGTATTCGACGTGGACAAGGAGGCGCTGGTCGGCGAAGTGCCGAAGACGGCCGGCGTGCATGGCGTGGCCCTCGTGCCGAAACTGGATCGCGGATTCGCATCGTGCGGCGGCGATTCGACCGTATGCGTATTCGATTTGAAATCGCTGGCCGAGATCGCCCGGATCGACGTCGGCAAGCGGCCCGACGCGATTCTTTTCGATCCGGCCACGAATCAGGTCTTCACATTCAACGCCAGCGGAAGTGCCACGGCCATCGATCCGGAAAAAGGGAAAGTGGTCGGCACGATCGAACTTGGCGGGAAGCCGGAGTTTCCGGTCTCCGACGGAAAGGGCCAGATTTTCGTCAACTTGGAAGACAAGAGTGAAATCGCGGCCTTGGATGCGAACAAGCTGACCGTGCTGCATCGCTGGCCGGTGGCCCCTGGCGAGGAGCCGTCCGGCATGGCGATCGACCGGGCCCGCGGCCGCGTCTTCGCCACCTGCGGAAACCAGAAGATGATCGCCCTGGACACCGCCACCGGGAAGGTCGTGGGGACCGCGCCCATCGGCGCGGGGACCGATGCTTGCGCCTTCGATCTGGACACCAATCTAGCCTTTAGCTCGAATCGCGATGGCACGCTCACCGTCGTGCGCGAAGATCCGGAAGGCAAGCTCGACGTCGCGGAAACCGTGGCGACTCAAGCCGGCGCCCGCACGATGGCGCTCGACCCCAAGACGCACAACGTGTTGCTCGTCACGGCCAAACCGAAGGCGGGCGAGCGGCGGGCCTTCGAGCCGGGATCGTTCGTGGTATTGGTGGTCGGGAAATAA
- a CDS encoding ABC transporter substrate-binding protein: MPNSRSTRRQRLSSNFGHGSPARLLLLLTCVVSPRATATAAEPPAKPIVLGMSTALSGPAEGLGQGVLAGVQAALDEVNRQGGIRGRQTRLIALDDGYEPNRTGPNMHRLIEQEGVVAVIGNVGTPTAVVAVPICNETKTLLFGAFTGAGVLRKTPPDRYVINYRASYAEETGSMVDALVKAGLQLDEIAFFTQRDAFGDSGFAGGVAALRRHGLKDETNVVNGRFERNTTAVEGALAEILNAKTPARAVIMVCPYAPAAKFIQLARGSGLKTLFLNVSFVGAENLAGSLGAAGEGVIVTEVVPHYESDLPLVSKYRAALAASNEAFKPSFTSLEGYVDARILLRALTDAAGPFDREGVVRAVEGLGSFDVGLGEPLQVGPLAHQASHQVWPTVIRDSKVRSMDWKDLKALLQ, from the coding sequence ATGCCCAACTCTCGGTCGACGCGGCGCCAGCGGCTGTCCAGCAACTTCGGTCATGGCAGCCCCGCGAGACTGCTTCTGCTGCTCACCTGTGTCGTATCGCCGCGGGCGACCGCCACGGCAGCGGAGCCGCCTGCCAAACCCATCGTGCTGGGAATGTCCACGGCACTGAGCGGTCCGGCCGAAGGGCTGGGACAGGGCGTGCTGGCCGGTGTGCAGGCCGCCCTGGACGAGGTCAATCGACAAGGCGGAATTCGCGGTCGCCAGACGCGGCTGATCGCCTTGGACGACGGCTACGAGCCGAATCGGACCGGGCCCAACATGCACCGGCTCATTGAGCAAGAAGGGGTCGTCGCCGTGATTGGCAACGTCGGCACTCCGACGGCCGTCGTCGCGGTCCCGATCTGCAACGAAACGAAGACGCTGCTGTTCGGGGCTTTTACCGGCGCAGGGGTGCTTCGCAAGACCCCGCCCGACCGCTACGTGATCAACTATCGCGCCAGCTATGCCGAGGAGACGGGGTCCATGGTGGACGCCCTGGTCAAGGCGGGCCTGCAGCTCGACGAGATCGCTTTCTTTACGCAGCGCGACGCTTTCGGCGATTCGGGATTCGCCGGCGGCGTGGCCGCTCTGCGGCGGCACGGATTGAAAGACGAAACGAACGTGGTTAACGGGCGCTTCGAGCGCAATACGACCGCGGTCGAAGGCGCGCTGGCCGAAATCCTTAACGCGAAAACGCCCGCCCGAGCGGTGATCATGGTTTGCCCCTATGCCCCTGCCGCGAAGTTCATTCAACTGGCGCGCGGCTCGGGTCTGAAGACGTTGTTCCTGAACGTCTCGTTCGTGGGCGCCGAGAACCTAGCCGGCTCGCTGGGGGCTGCTGGCGAAGGTGTGATCGTCACCGAGGTGGTGCCGCACTACGAATCCGATTTGCCACTGGTGAGCAAGTACCGTGCGGCCCTGGCCGCCTCGAACGAAGCTTTCAAACCTTCCTTCACCTCGCTCGAAGGTTATGTCGATGCGCGCATCCTGCTCCGCGCACTCACCGATGCCGCGGGGCCGTTCGACCGCGAGGGAGTGGTTCGCGCCGTGGAGGGATTGGGATCGTTCGACGTGGGGCTGGGTGAGCCGTTGCAAGTCGGCCCGCTCGCGCATCAGGCCAGCCACCAGGTCTGGCCAACCGTGATCCGCGATTCCAAGGTCCGATCGATGGACTGGAAGGACCTGAAGGCGCTGCTGCAATGA
- a CDS encoding ATP-binding protein yields MTDEKPTHVTAARAPRLVWTVIAVGLTAGSMMLVAFAICTFRARTNQSAMHGVAEDLDRMLGSINEVLARAQRDTSTLLSGREPDYAMLPAAEVMQPAMNRINQAIQSGTAPASSAAVYGALKGVVDCRDEAQRWSRGHLAADANYAMAEAHVDSVLAHVREALEQAAGSERLRRAMLVRKFRSAGKDATPQLVESLIAPSLQSDSLADVQRQFADLALLIEEMQNAASPDRLRDLKDNEFRPALSRFRLEISKVAAVDRAQIPQAAKLCDDLMSAVFGAGASTDDEHQTIVTKEDGFYHQCAVRLLLDRARTENRNRLTAAVTAADGARLEFEKPIRNQIQSLAAKSTAGFENAWYTVALVASICGLLFVSLSLKVGAILRQQFRKILADSEAIRAGEEMRFAKEAAEAANVAKSRFLANMSHEIRTPLNAIIGFADLLHRCGDQCDSTEREDYLQTIHTSGQHLLGLINDILDLSKIEADQMLIEQVRCSPHEIIGEIVSVLRVKAVENGLTLEYQWRGGVPETICTDPARFRQLLMNLVSNAIKFTKVGAVQILAELVPDQHDPRLVVRVVDSGVGIHPDKFSDIFNPFVQADNSVTRQFGGTGLGLTISRRIAQALGGEISVASEVGKGSTFTVTISTGPLEGIAILEAPAADGLKCPRRLTQDALPSLEGVRILLVEDGETNRKLIGLVLKRSGALITMAENGRIGVDRAMKDPFDLILMDMQMPVMDGYTAASLLRHEGATVPIVALTAHAMKGDEAKCRSAGCSGYLTKPIDPDLLVSTIAAMAGAKRGESVSADKKGSGVFSQIAAHATQQGQEKTPDPFFPKEKAPDTLSPESAPVYSTLPMDDPEFREIVADFIVRLNDQLSAMQRALETENYKELAGLAHWLKGSGGTAGFPAFTQPAKALEALAKNRKCGEIEAALAELRQLASQIRMPPLDEQCIAPQFSGAK; encoded by the coding sequence ATGACCGACGAAAAACCTACGCACGTGACCGCGGCCCGAGCGCCACGCTTAGTTTGGACCGTGATCGCCGTGGGACTCACGGCGGGCAGCATGATGCTCGTCGCCTTCGCGATCTGCACGTTTCGTGCGCGCACCAACCAGTCCGCGATGCACGGGGTCGCCGAAGACCTGGACCGAATGCTGGGCAGCATCAACGAGGTGCTGGCCCGCGCGCAGCGCGACACCTCCACCCTATTGTCTGGTCGTGAACCGGACTACGCCATGTTGCCGGCGGCCGAGGTGATGCAGCCGGCGATGAACCGCATCAACCAAGCGATCCAATCCGGAACCGCCCCCGCATCGTCCGCTGCCGTGTATGGCGCGCTGAAGGGGGTCGTGGATTGCCGCGATGAGGCGCAGCGATGGTCGCGCGGGCACCTGGCCGCGGACGCCAACTATGCTATGGCGGAAGCCCACGTCGACAGTGTCTTAGCACACGTCCGCGAAGCGCTGGAGCAGGCGGCCGGCAGCGAACGGCTGCGGAGGGCGATGTTGGTTCGCAAATTCCGCTCCGCGGGTAAGGATGCCACTCCGCAGCTTGTGGAAAGCCTGATCGCTCCCAGCCTTCAATCCGATTCTCTGGCCGACGTGCAGCGCCAATTCGCCGACTTGGCGCTGTTGATCGAAGAAATGCAAAACGCGGCCAGCCCCGATCGGCTCCGCGATTTGAAGGACAACGAATTTCGTCCGGCGCTGTCTCGCTTTCGCCTGGAGATTTCCAAGGTGGCGGCAGTCGACCGCGCCCAAATTCCCCAGGCCGCGAAACTCTGCGACGATCTGATGAGCGCCGTCTTCGGCGCCGGCGCGTCGACCGACGACGAGCACCAGACGATCGTCACCAAGGAGGACGGCTTTTATCACCAGTGCGCAGTGCGCTTGCTATTGGACCGAGCGCGCACGGAAAACCGAAACCGCCTTACGGCCGCGGTGACCGCCGCCGACGGCGCGCGGCTCGAGTTCGAAAAACCAATTCGGAATCAGATCCAATCGCTGGCGGCGAAATCGACCGCGGGCTTCGAGAACGCGTGGTACACGGTCGCGTTGGTCGCCTCGATCTGCGGTTTGTTGTTCGTGTCGCTGTCGCTCAAGGTCGGCGCGATACTTCGCCAACAGTTTCGCAAGATTCTCGCCGACAGCGAGGCGATTCGGGCCGGCGAGGAGATGCGCTTCGCCAAGGAAGCCGCCGAGGCGGCCAACGTGGCCAAGAGCCGGTTCTTGGCCAATATGAGCCATGAAATCCGCACGCCGCTCAACGCGATCATCGGCTTCGCCGACCTGCTCCACAGGTGCGGCGACCAATGCGACTCGACGGAGCGCGAGGACTATCTGCAAACCATTCACACCAGCGGCCAGCATCTCCTCGGGCTCATCAACGACATCCTGGATCTGTCAAAGATCGAAGCGGATCAAATGCTCATCGAGCAGGTCCGCTGCTCGCCGCATGAAATCATCGGCGAAATCGTCTCCGTGCTCCGCGTCAAGGCAGTGGAGAACGGCCTGACCCTGGAGTACCAATGGCGCGGGGGCGTGCCCGAAACCATCTGCACCGACCCCGCGCGATTCCGGCAGTTGCTGATGAATCTCGTCAGCAACGCCATCAAGTTCACCAAAGTCGGAGCGGTCCAAATCCTGGCCGAACTCGTTCCTGACCAGCATGATCCGCGGCTGGTAGTGCGGGTCGTCGATTCCGGCGTCGGCATCCATCCCGACAAATTCAGCGATATTTTCAATCCGTTCGTGCAAGCCGATAATTCGGTGACGCGCCAGTTCGGCGGCACCGGCCTGGGTCTGACGATCAGTCGCCGGATTGCCCAGGCCCTGGGGGGCGAGATCAGCGTCGCGAGTGAAGTCGGCAAGGGAAGCACGTTCACCGTGACGATTTCCACCGGGCCGCTGGAGGGCATAGCGATTCTTGAGGCCCCTGCCGCGGACGGCCTGAAATGCCCGCGACGATTGACGCAAGACGCGCTGCCATCGCTCGAGGGCGTTCGGATCCTCTTGGTGGAGGACGGCGAGACAAACCGCAAGCTGATCGGACTCGTGCTCAAGCGCTCCGGCGCTTTAATCACGATGGCCGAGAACGGGCGGATTGGCGTCGATCGGGCGATGAAGGACCCGTTCGATTTGATCCTGATGGACATGCAGATGCCGGTGATGGACGGCTATACCGCCGCCAGTCTGCTGCGGCATGAGGGCGCCACGGTTCCGATCGTCGCCTTGACCGCACATGCCATGAAGGGAGATGAAGCCAAGTGCCGCTCCGCCGGCTGCTCGGGCTACCTCACCAAACCGATCGACCCCGATTTGCTCGTCAGCACGATCGCCGCGATGGCGGGGGCAAAGAGAGGCGAATCCGTGTCGGCGGACAAAAAGGGGTCGGGAGTCTTTTCTCAAATTGCGGCTCACGCGACCCAGCAAGGCCAAGAAAAGACTCCCGACCCCTTTTTTCCCAAAGAGAAGGCTCCCGACACGTTGTCTCCCGAAAGCGCGCCGGTGTACTCGACCCTTCCCATGGACGATCCCGAGTTCCGCGAGATCGTTGCGGATTTCATCGTGCGCCTAAACGATCAACTAAGCGCCATGCAGCGGGCGCTGGAAACGGAGAACTACAAGGAATTGGCGGGCCTGGCCCACTGGTTGAAAGGCTCTGGCGGCACCGCCGGCTTTCCGGCGTTCACGCAGCCTGCAAAAGCCCTGGAAGCCCTGGCAAAAAACCGGAAATGCGGCGAGATCGAGGCCGCGCTCGCGGAGCTGCGCCAATTGGCCAGTCAAATTCGGATGCCACCGCTCGACGAGCAGTGCATTGCTCCGCAATTCTCCGGAGCGAAATAG